In the Candidatus Methylomirabilota bacterium genome, one interval contains:
- a CDS encoding cytochrome C: MRKASLLSLIAAAVLCFALPARGQELPEGKGKDLVAAHCNSCHPFYARLGAGYSAKGWRTVMRMMANHGVTLPADQAATITEYLTKNFPEKAKPVGVVIPGPTKVSIKEWQVPTPGSRPHDPLATRDGSLWYTGQMNNVLGRLDPKSGRFKEYPLKTPHSGPHGLVEDKDGNIWYTGNTGALVGKLDPKTGAVIEYKMPDPEAKDPHTLIFDQSGILWFTVQNANRVGRLDAKTGEIKLLTPPTPKSRPYGMAVSSRGTVFYVAFGTNKVGSVDPKTLEIREYPLPDPGSRPRRITITSDDTVWYADFSRGYLGRLDPASGKVTEWPSPSGPKSEPYGISAINDIIWYSESGTTPNTVVRFDPQTEKFQSWAIPGGGNIVRNTSVTREGDFVLANSLVNAVSLVKIPK, encoded by the coding sequence ATGCGGAAAGCATCACTTCTGTCGTTGATCGCCGCCGCTGTGCTGTGCTTTGCGCTTCCGGCCCGGGGCCAGGAGCTGCCCGAGGGCAAGGGCAAGGACCTGGTGGCGGCCCATTGCAATAGCTGCCACCCCTTCTACGCGCGGCTGGGCGCCGGCTACTCGGCCAAGGGCTGGCGCACCGTCATGCGGATGATGGCCAATCATGGAGTGACCCTGCCCGCCGATCAGGCCGCCACGATCACGGAGTACCTGACCAAGAACTTCCCGGAAAAGGCCAAGCCCGTGGGCGTGGTGATCCCTGGGCCCACCAAGGTCTCGATCAAGGAATGGCAGGTGCCCACGCCTGGGTCGCGGCCGCACGATCCGCTGGCGACGAGGGACGGATCGCTCTGGTACACCGGCCAGATGAACAACGTGCTCGGCCGGCTCGATCCGAAGAGTGGCCGCTTCAAGGAATATCCTCTCAAGACGCCGCACTCCGGCCCGCATGGCCTGGTCGAGGACAAGGACGGCAACATCTGGTACACCGGCAACACCGGAGCCCTGGTCGGCAAGCTCGACCCGAAGACGGGCGCGGTCATCGAGTACAAGATGCCGGACCCCGAGGCCAAGGATCCGCACACACTCATCTTCGACCAGAGCGGGATCTTGTGGTTCACGGTGCAGAATGCCAACCGGGTGGGGCGGCTCGACGCGAAGACGGGTGAGATCAAGCTCCTCACCCCGCCCACGCCCAAATCGCGCCCGTATGGCATGGCCGTGAGCTCGAGGGGCACCGTGTTCTACGTCGCGTTCGGCACCAACAAAGTGGGCAGCGTCGACCCGAAGACGCTGGAGATTCGCGAATATCCCTTGCCGGATCCGGGGTCGCGGCCACGGCGGATCACGATCACGAGCGACGACACCGTCTGGTACGCGGACTTCTCGCGCGGGTATCTGGGTCGTCTCGATCCCGCGAGCGGCAAGGTGACCGAGTGGCCGTCGCCGAGCGGGCCGAAGTCCGAGCCCTACGGCATCTCGGCGATCAACGACATCATCTGGTACAGCGAGTCCGGCACCACGCCGAACACCGTCGTGCGCTTCGATCCGCAGACGGAGAAATTCCAGAGCTGGGCCATTCCGGGTGGCGGCAACATCGTCCGCAACACCTCGGTCACGCGGGAGGGTGACTTTGTACTGGCCAATAGCCTGGTCAATGCCGTGAGTTTGGTCAAAATCCCGAAGTGA